A genomic region of Polypterus senegalus isolate Bchr_013 chromosome 17, ASM1683550v1, whole genome shotgun sequence contains the following coding sequences:
- the adap2 gene encoding arf-GAP with dual PH domain-containing protein 2, with translation MADRDRNKKVLLELLKMPGNGRCADCQTADPDWASYRLGIFICLNCSGTHRNLPEVSRVKSIRLDFWDDDLVEYMKCIGNNAAKAIYEKDVPIFYYRPKSSDCVVLKEQWIRAKYERREFTGDKSQPQSISNYGSHQGFLWKRGKENSQFLRRKFILSMDDYTLKYYNKEESKGPKAVIFVKDLNALFQPEKIGHNHGLQLTFLKDEHTRNIFVYHEEAKEIVHWYNAIRAVRFSYLKTAFPTATDLELLPWITRNYLKQGYMEKTGPMHREPFKKRWFILDSQERRLLYFKCPLDATEKGSVFIGSKEHGYDVTNSLPKGARGNKWKCGITVVTPDRKFVFTCENERELREWIEVLNAVITRPMSPQDYTTEANVRRRR, from the exons ATCCAGATTGGGCCTCATACAGACTGGGGATCTTCATTTGTCTGAACTGCTCAGGAACCCATAGGAATTTGCCGGAAGTCAGCAGGGTGAAATCCATCCGACTAGACTTCTGGGATGATGATCTTGTTGAG TACATGAAATGCATAGGGAACAATGCAGCAAAAGCCATATATGAGAAAGATGTGCCGATCTTCTACTACCGACCAAAGAGTTCTGACTGTGT GGTTTTAAAGGAACAATGGATAAGAGCCAAATATGAGAGACGGGAGTTTACTGGAGACAAGTCACAGCCACAGAGCATCAGCAACTATG GTTCACATCAGGGATTCCTTTGGAAAAGAGGGAAAGAAAACAGCCAGTTTTTAAGACGGAAGTTTATTCTTTCAATGGATGATTATACTTTGAAGTATTACAACAAGGAGGAG tCCAAAGGACCCAAAGCAGTGATCTTTGTCAAAGATCTAAATGCATTATTTCAGCCTGAAAAGATTGGACACAATCATGGTCTACAgctcacatttttaaaagatgaacACACAAGAAATATTTTTGTCTACCATGAAGAAGCAAAG GAAATTGTGCACTGGTACAATGCAATCAGAGCAGTTCGCTTTTCTTATCTGAAAACTGCATTCCCCACTGCCACTGATTTAGAG CTTTTGCCATGGATAACAAGGAACTATTTAAAACAAGGCTACATGGAGAAAACTGGGCCAATG cacAGAGAACCTTTCAAAAAGCGGTGGTTTATCCTTGATTCTCAAGAAAGGAGACTACTGTACTTCAAGTGCCCACTG GATGCAACAGAGAAGGGCTCTGTGTTCATTGGCTCAAAGGAGCACGGCTACGATGTGACAAACAGCCTTCCTAAAGGAGCCAGAGGGAACAAATGGAAGTGTGGAATCACAGTGGTTACACCAGACAGAAAGTTTGTTTTCACGTGTGAAAATGAGCGAGAGCTCAGAGAGTGGATAGAGGTACTAAATGCAGTCATCACTCGCCCAATGTCACCGCAGGATTATACAA CTGAAGCGAATGTCAGACGCCGAAGGTGA